The bacterium genomic sequence ATTAACCTTCCCCAGAAAACCTTGGGCTTTCGGTGAACAGGTTTTTCACCTGTTTTAACGCTACTCGTTCCGGCATCATCACTTCTGGTTCGTCCAGCGCCGGTCGCCCGACGCCTTCGGCCTACAACAGAACGCTCTCCTACCACTCGTATTGCTACGAGTCCGCGGCTTCGGCGGTATGCTTGACCCCCGATAAATTTTCAGCGCAAGACCACTCGACTGGTGAGCTGTTACGCACTCTTTAAATGATTGCTGCTTCTAAGCCAACATCCCAGCTGTCTGAGTAGCCTCACCTCTTTTTCGACTTAGCATACACTTCGGGGCCTTAGCCGGCGGTCTGGGTTATTCCCCTCTCGGCCATGGACCTTAGAGCTCATAGCCTCTTTCCGCCGCTCTGGAGTTGCGGTATTCGGAGTTTGATCGGGTTTTCTCTCACATTGTGAGAGAGCGCCCATTCAGTGCTCTACCTCCGCAACTGAACGCGACAGACTGCCCCTAAAGGCATTTCGGAGAGAACCAGCTATCACCCGGTTTGATTAGCCTTTCACTCCAACCCACAGCTCATCCGAGATTATTGCAAGGATCACCGGTTCGGTCCTCCCTCTCGTGTTACCGAGAGTTCAACCTGGCCATGGGTAGATCACCGGGTTTCGGGCCGGGCGCATGCAACTGACGCCCAATTAGGACTCGCTTTCGCTACGGTTACAGTTCATTGAACCTTAGCCTTGCTGCATACGCACACTCGCCGGATCATTATGCAAAAGGCACGCGGTCACAGCCGCACCCAAACCTTGCGGAAAGGATTCGGCATGCTCCCGCTGATTGTAAGCACATGGTTTCAGGTTCTATTTCACTCCCCGCCAGGGGTTCTTTTCACCTTTCCCTCACGGTACTAGTTCACTATCGGTCAGTTGGTAGTGTTTAGCCTTTGGACGTGGTCGTCCGAAATTCCCACAAGGTTTCTCGTGTCCCGTGGTACTTGGGAAACGGCCAGGAGAGTTGTCAGTTTATGCCTACCGGACTATCACCGTCTTTGGTGTCCCTTTCCAGGGGTCTTCAACTAACCGACAACCTTTGTAACTCCTTGATCTCACGGCAGTAGACCAGGCCGCTCCCGCGACACCGCCCCAGCAACGCCTGCCGGCTTGACACTGGGATCGGTTTAGGCTGTTCCCCGTTCGCTCGCCACTACTTGGGGAATCGAGTTTTCTTTCTTTTCCTCCGGTTACTGAGATGTTTCACTTCACCGGGTTGGCTTCGCCGAGCTATGTATTCACTCGGCGATGTACGGACATGACTCCGCACGGGTTCTCCCATTCGGGTACCGCCGGGTCAAAGCTTGTTTGCAGCTCACCGGCGATTATCGCAGCTGACTGCGCCCTTCGTAGCCTCCAACTGCCAAGGCATTCACCATGCGCTCTTAGTAGCTTGAGATGAATATCAGCCTGCCTCTTCTCCAAATTGTCAAAGAACAAGAACCATCAGTGCGGAGGTTCCTACCTACGATTGTACGATAGACAACCCTCGCTGAAAGTCGAGAGTATTATACACACTGGCTGCACGAGCGCAAGAGAATAATCGCGAGGACGACGTCTCACCTAACGTCAACCCAGCTTTGCACTTACGAGCCCGCTCCTCCCTCCTCTCTCCTCCCTCCTCCCTCCTCTCCTCAAAGGGGTCGCGAAAGTCGCCTCGCAAATCACCCGCGAAAACGGGGACTGTACCGCGCGTCTGCGTGCTCCGAGGGACTGTCCCCGCTTTCGCGGCTCAGTCGTGCCCCAAGTCCCAAGGAGATTCCCTGCCGCAGTCCCTCTGCAAATCGCGGTCAGAGTCATACTGAGAATCGCCACGACAATCCCTCTGCCAGTCTCCCTGCTTCTCAACCCGCGAATCGCCGCCAAAATCGCCCTGCACCTGCATCCGCAAGTCGCTCTGCAACTGGCCCCGACCGTGCCGGTCAGAATCCCCGAGCAAATCGCATCCTGAAATGCCCTCCGAACCACCCCCCGAACCGTTCCCGGAACGGTTCCCAGGGCGACTCGCGAGGCGTCATTTCCAGCCGATTACAGACAGGCTATCTTGATAACATCCTGTGAAACAACGAGTTACGAAGAAGGACCCGAGGAGGACGAAGATTCCTTAACAAATGGGGCTTTCTGGTGCGTATAACATAGTGAAGGTCCGCGACAGCGCGGCCCAGTTGCGCCGGAGAACGAAGATTCTTGAGCAAATCTTGCTCCCGGCGGACATATAACTAAGTGAGGGACCACAGCCGCAGAACGCGGCTGGCCCTAATGACCGCTAAACTGAAAGGAGTTCTCATGACTGACCCGAATCAGCGACGGATGAACTGGCAGACAAAGACCGATACCGCCAGGATGAAGGAAGTGCTCGACACCCTGCGACCGGACATGCTCAAGCGCTACGAGGCCGCGGTGGCCAGCCTCTGCGAGATGGAAACCAAGGCCCGGCAGACGCTCAACGCCGCGGGCGTGCACACCATCTTCTACGTAGCCTACCTCAACTATGCGCGACAGCTCTACAAACTCTCCCGCCAGCAGGGCATCTCGGGCGAAAGCTTCGCGCTGAGCGCCCAAGTCTTGCTCGACAAATGGTCCGCCCGCGGCCTTGATTCCGCCGTCCTCGCCCGAATCCGAACCGAGGTCTTCGACGCAGTTGTTCCCGCGCCATAGGGCGCGGGCTAGCTGCTAGCGGCTCTCGCCCTAGCTCGGGCGCTCTGCGCCTATCTTGCTGGCCGCGGCCCTATTTCACCAACACCAGCCTCTGGAAGGAAACTGCTGCACTCGGAGAAGTCACTCTCACAAAGTAGCTTCCGGCGCGAGTCCCGCCAAGAGACAACCGGTGCGGTCCCTGACTAAGACCGCCACGGTACAACTGCCTTAACATCCGACCCGTCACATCGCACAGTTTGACGCTGTAGAAAGCTGAGTTGGGCACCCAAAGAACAAACTCGGGCAAGGCAGTGATGGTGGTCATGGTCCGCGCGCGAGATGGCTCGTCAACATGTGATTGCGAGATACCGGCGAGGCTACTGTACTTGGAAACGAGGAAATCGTCATACCCCAGCGGGTTCGTCACGCAGCCCGTGATGATTGGATTGCCGGAGTCATCACAGGCAACATCAGTTGCTGAGTTGACTCCCAAACTGCCGCGGTAGGTTGCCGACCAGAGTTTGCCGCCTGCTGAGTCCAGTTTCATCAACAGACAGCTACAGTTGGTGTCCGGGCCAGCGTAGCCACTCACATAGATATTCCCTGCCGAGTCGCATGCTGCCCCACCCAGCTTGACGTCCATGTCGAGACCAAAGAGCTTTGACCAAAGCAGAGTCCCGCTGGAGTCGTACTTCAGCACCAACCCTTTCGCCGTATCATTCGCAACGCTGCCTGAAACCACAACATTGCCGGATGGGTCAAGGGCGACACCCCAACACTGGTCGTTGATGCTGTAATCGTAGCGCCGCGTCCAAATCGTGTCTCCGTCCGGCGTGAATCGCAGAGTCATGCAGTCAGAGTTGGCTGAGCTTGCCGCTTGCGCACAGCCGACGATTTCTCCAGACGAATTGCTGGCCAGGAGCATGCCGCATGCACGAGGGGCGACGTGGTATGTCTTAGTCCAGAGGGTTTCACCGTTCGGGGCAAGTTTGCCCAGCCAGAGATCAGATGTTGTATCGGATACATAGTGCGTGCCCCAAACGTAGCAGTCGTCCGCAGAATCGGCCGTGATTCCGAAAGCCATGTCGCCCGGAACCGAGTCTACCCACTGGAGCGCGCCTGAAGAGTCGTATTTCACGACCAGTGCACATGAGTGGAGGCCTAAAGGTTGAGAACAGGTGTGAAAACGTGACCGGCCGCTGTGCGCCGAGATAATGGAACTGTACCCGGCCACAAAGACATTAAGCTGAGCATCCAAGTAGGCGCTTGACCCACACTCATTTCCGCCGGCGCTGTATCGTCTAAACCAGAGGGTGTCGCCGTTCTGGTTCAGCCTCAGCGCCACCAGATCGCTAAACACACTTGTCCAAGCGTTGCCGGCGACTGCGATGACATCACCCCTTGAAGTTATTCCCTCGCCGGTTGCATCGCCGCCCACGTCAATCGTCCTGACCCAAAGCGTGTCAGGGCCTGATGCGACAGCCGTACCCACCAGGAAGGTCATCAAGACGAGCACCAAATTGCAGACTCCTTGAATCCTTGCCGCGCTCACAAACACCTCCAATCTTGACTGAATCTCGTCTCGGGGATTTCGGGGACACTTTACTTAACTCCTTGTCCCTTGAATCTGAGAACCGGTAGCATGGGTTAGTTGTATCGGAACCTGCCCTAATGTCAAGGCAGACGCGCATCGGCAGTGGTCCGAAGACGCGCGGCGGTTCTGCGGCGCGCCGTCTCGGAGAAGTCATATTCCGGGCGCATCGTATCACGCTCGCCGGAGTCGTTTCTTCGGCTGACCTTCATGTACTCAGGGCTGGCGTGGTTTGTCGGAGACGACTACCGGCTCAGGTGGGGCCGGCTCGACCTCGCGTTTCTTGAGATAGAGCCAGAGCGGGTCATCTTTGAGCAGTTCCCTCGTCTTGCGCGCGCGCTCCTCCCAGGACAGGCCCTCGTCCTCCCGGTCTATCTCTTCACGTCGGCGCCGCATGAAGGCGACGGCGTCAAAGCTCTTGTTCATAGTCCAGCACCTCCTTGGGTGTACGGATCTCGATGATTCCCAGCCCCTCCGCGATGTTGACCGCATTGAACAGACGAATGCGGCCGAGGTTCACGATGTGACGGAAATTCCAACTGACGAGCACGTCTACTCTGTGAATCGTGGCAAGAGCGATGTGGAGGGCATCAGAGTATGAACCCGGGCCGAGGACTCCGCGCCTGACATAGGCCTCGGCCAGCGTGGCTGCCTCGGGTTGGTCTGGCAGGACTACCTGATTCGCACTGGGAATCTCGGCTATTCGATTGCGGACGGTCGTGGGTGCACCTCTCAGTTCACGGATTGTGTGTTCCGATAGAACGAGCACGTACTGCCCGTCACGAAACCGCTCCCACAGAGCGAGGCTGTCTGCCTTGAACTCCTCGTCCTCACAGCCGCCGATGACTGAGGCGTCGACGTAGACGAGAAGTCTCCGATACCGCACGGCTAGATTGTAGCTCTGAACTCAGTGAGCGCAAGCCGGCTCGATTGCCAGCTGAACCTGCCGGCGCACGGCATAGGCCACACCCTGCAATCCCAAAGACCCGCGGGTCGGACCGCTTGTCGTTAGCAAATCCATATCTCGGACGTGGCCGATTGACATCCGTCAAGGGGACCAGTCACGGAACCGGGTCTTCGCCCCGCGCGTTGACTCTGTTCGCCCGGCGGCTACAATCTGGAGTTAATGAGTCGCCGCAATCGTCCGGTCGTGCCCGTGCTGGTTCTAGTTCTGCTAATCTCGCCTGTCATGCTTCAACTAGCCTACGGCTATCTCGATCCGGGCACCGGCAGCTACATCGTCCAGCTTCTCGTCGGCGGCTTGCTTGGCGGGCTGTTTGCCATCGGGATCTTCTGGAAGAGAGTCCTTGCCTTCGTCAAGCGGCTGTTCAGACCCCGGACCCAACATTGAGCCACGAAAGCACGAAAGACACGAAACTGACGGGTGCAGAATGCCGGTTGTCCGTTTCACTCCGTTTTCGTGTCTTCGTGGCCGTTTGTTTCGGATTCGGGGTCAGGGCGAAGACCGGCGGCGGCAGTGACCGCTGACGAGTCGGTACCGAGTTCTTTTCGCGACCCCGACGGTTTTCTCTTCCGGCGCTCTGACACCCTCTACCGCCAGATAAACAACAGCTATCTGGCTGACTACAAGAAGCTCATGGAGTCCGGCCTCTACCGCGACCTGACCGAGGCAGGATTACTGATACCACACGAAGAAACCTCCGAGCCTCCAATGTCCGGCGGCAGCAGCCTTGTCATTCAGCCCGAGACAATCCCCTTCATCTCCTACCCCTACGAGTGGAGCTTCACACAACTGCAGGACGCGGCGCTGACGACCATGTCCATCGAGAAGAAGGCGCTGGAGCACGGGATGTCGCTCAAGGACGCGAGCGCCTACAACATCCAGTTCCTTGCCGGTCGCCCGGTTCTTATTGACACGCTCTCGTTCGAGCAGTACCGCGAAGGCGAGCCGTGGGTGGCCTACCGCCAGTTCTGCCAGCACTTCCTCGCGCCGCTGGCGCTGATGAGCCATGCCGATGTCCGCCTCAGCCAGTTGCTGCGAGTCTACATCGATGGAATCCCGCTTGACCTGGCGAGCCGCCTGCTGCCTTCAAAGACCCACCTGAGTCTCGGCCTCGCAACACATATCCACCTCCACGCACAGGCCCAGCGCAAGTACGCTGACAAGCAGGCCAAACCGGTCGACCGCAAGATGAGCCGCATGGCGTTCCTTGGTCTGATCGATAACCTCGAATCGACCACGAAGAAGCTCACGTGGAAGCCTGCGGGCACGGAGTGGGCTGATTATTACGATGCGACCAACTACACCGATTCCTCGCTCGAACACAAGGCGCAACTCGTAGCTGGGTACCTTGAGAAGGTGAGCCCGAAGACCGTCTGGGACCTCGGGGCGAACACGGGCCGGTTCAGCCGCATCGCTGCCGACCGCGGAATCCCGACAATCGCATTCGACATCGACCCGGCCGCGGTCGAACTCAACTACCTCGACTGCCGCAAGCGGGGCGAGAAGAACCTGCTGCCCCTGCTCTCGGACCTGACCAATCCCAGCCCGGCTATCGGCTGGCAGAACCGCGAGCGCCAGTCGCTCATCGAACGCGGGCCGTGCGATACGGCCCTGGCCCTGGCCCTCGTCCACCACCTCGCTATCGGCAACAACCTGCCCTTTGACCGCATCGCCGATTTCCTTGCCGGCATCTGCCGGACACTCATCATCGAATTCGTGCCTAAGTCGGACTCGCAGGTCCAGCGTCTGCTCGCCACCCGCGATGACATCTTCCCGGGTTACACCAAGGAGGTTTTCGAGCAGGTATTCTCTCTCCGCTTCGCCACCCTTGCCTCGTCCCCGGTCAAGGATTCCGAACGCACCATCTACCTGATGGAACTCCGCCAGCCCTGACCCCCGAATCCGACATTGAACCACCAAGACACCAAGAACACCAAACGTACACCGGGCACTTCTGTCCGGACCCTCTTTGTGTCTCTGTGTCTTTGTGGTAAGTCCCTATCTCGGTTCCTGGGCTGACCGTGCCCCCGTCTTCCGGTCCCCGGCCCTTCCCGGTCCATCACCTCCTCTTAGCCCTCGCCCCTGTCCTGTTCCTCTACTCACACAACGCCGCGAAACTGCCTATCGCACCGGCCGAGCTCCTGCTTCCCCTTGCGATGTCCTTCTCCGTCGCACTCGGGCTGTGGCTTCTGCTATGGGCCCTGATGCGAAGCAGCCGCAGGGCGGCGCTGGTCGTCTCTCTCTTCCTGATCCTCTTCTTCCTATATGGAAGGGCACAGGGCATCATCGGCTCCGAAGCGAAACCAGCGCTGCTGCCGGTATCTGCTGCTATCATCCTTCTTCCAGGTATTCTGTACTTCGCCCGGCCGCGCCGGGAGTTCAGCGGGCTCACGATCTTCCTCAACCTCGCTTCCCTCGCCCTTGTCCTCATGAATCTCGTCACCGGGGTTCCGTCGCTCGTCCGTTGGTGGACGCCCAGGGTGAGTACGGCCGTTACGGCGGAGTCAAAGACAACGAATCTGCCCGACATCTACTACATCATATTCGACACCTATACCCGGGGGGACGTGCTGAAGCAGCCCTACGGCTATGACAACTCGGGCTTCATAGACTATCTCCGCAGTAAGGGCTTCCTCGTCGGGTCGCACAGCCGCTCCAACTACGCGCAGACCTACCTTTCGCTGGCCTCTTCTCTCAACCTGACCTACCTCGATTCCGTTGCCCGGCGAGCAGGCACCGCATCGGACGACCACTCCCCTTTGCTTGAGATGATTGCCCATAACCGGGTAAGAAACTTCCTGCAGCAGCACGGCTACAGAATGGTATCGTTCGCCTCCGGCTACAACGGTACGGAGTTCAAAGACGCCGACGTCCACTACGCACCGCGGTGGGCCCTGAGTGAATTCCAGAACGTTTTGATCAGCACGACCGCGCTGCCGGCCATGCTGAAACTCGTCGCGCGGCGTTCTCAGTGGGACGCGCAGCGGCAGCTCATCCTCTACGCGATCGAGCGCCTCCCGGATGTCGCCGAGATGCGGCCCCCGATATTCGCTTTCGCCCACATCGTCTGTCCCCATCCGCCCTTTGTTTTCGGCCCGCATGGCGAAAAGCTCAACCCGTCCGAGGTCTACACGCTGGACGATGAAAATGCCGCACCGATCATCAACAAACAGACGATGCGTCAGGATTACATGAAGAGCTTCCGGGACCAGTCCGAGTTTGTCACATTCAAAGCGAGGCAGATGATCGACCGCATTCTGGCCCGGTCGAGCCGGCCGCCCATAATCATCGTGCAGGGCGACCACGGCCCAGCCGCGTTCCGCAGTTGGGACGACGTGGACACGGAGCAACTCAGAGAAAGAATGTGCATCCTGAATGCTTACATTATTCCGAAAGACTCAACCGGGCCGGCCTGGTATGACTCCATCTCGCCGGTCAACACTTTCCGGCTCATCCTCGACCGCGTGTTCGGTGAAAGCCTGCCGCTTCTGCCCGACCGGAGCTGGTTCTCAACCATCATGCAGCCCTACCGGTTCTACGACGTTGACCACCCCGAGGCCTACGAGCGCGCCCGCCGCCTCCGGAATGCGCCGCTGGCGGTGCTGGTGTATGCTGCCAAGGGTAGTACTGCGCCCGCTGACACGGATGTCTACGCCCGGAAACTCGTCCGCATTCGATACTATTCCGGAGACCGGCGCGTGGCCGGCGCCTATCTTCGCTGTCTGCCGCCAGACTCCTTGTCCGTACCGGCCGCCCTCGCAGCCTACAAGAGCGCCGTCAAAGCCAGAGACCTGCCCGACCTCGGACAGGAACCCGACAGCTACTCAGGTCCGGGCCCGAACCACAAACCGGTGGTCGCCCTCTTCTTCGTGGACACGCTCAACGCCAACCGCTGACATACTCGGCTCAAACGCAAGCTGCAGCCCAAGTCCCCTATCCCTTCAGCCTCCTGCATTCTACATTCCGGTTTCTGACGTCACCCGAATGCCTCTTTGTGCCTTGGCGTCCTGGTGGTATGACTCCACTCCGTCCTTCTGCATACTGAATTCTGACTTCGTCCGATTGCAGTTTGCCTCTGCCCGGTATCTGTGTTCATCTGGGTTCATCTGTCGTTGCGCACGTCCGGACTTCGAGTCTTGCCCGCATTCAATCGTCATTCTGACTTGGGGCTTCGGACTTGCCCGCTGAAACGGCTCCGGACCCGCGCGGGTCTTCGCCGCACGAGCCCGGAGGCCCGGTCACGGAAGGACTAGAACAGCTTGTTCTTCTTGATATAGACCCAGAGCAGCTTCATCATCTCGCCGATCTTGATCGTCGCCTTGGCGCCGAACACCGGCTTCATGTCGTCGGTGACCTTGATGGAGCGCTTCATCAGCGGGCCTTCACCGGTCATCAGCTTGTTCTTCTTGATGTAGGCCCAGAGCTTCTTGTTCAGGTCGCTTACCTTGATGACCTTGCCCGGGCCGAACACCGGCTGCATCTCATCGGTCAGTTTCACGGTCCTCTTCATGAGGGCCTGTCCTCTCGGCATAGACGAGTCCTTTCTGCCCTTCCAGGGCAATTCTTCGTGCCTGCGAACCCCTGACGGCCGCCTTTGGTCGGCCATTTATGCCTCATTCTCGGCCTAGCTTCTTCCCTGTCAAGCATTTCTTACAGGCGGTTAGAGGCGGCAGTCGGACGCTCGTGCCTCGCGGCTGCGCCGGCTGCCGGGAACAAGAGAGGCGCGGCCGGGGCCGCGCCTCTCTTAACAGACGTTACCGCGCTATCTGCCTACTATCGCGACCTTGACGACATTGTGGATTCCGGGGGCATCAAGACGGTAGAAGAAGATACCATTGGCGACGTGCCGGCCGTTATCGCCGACTCCGTTCCAGTTCGCCGAGTAATGCCCGGCCGCCTGGTACGCGTTCTGAATCGTGCGCACAATACGGCCCGTGTTGTCGAACACACGGAGCTTGACGAGGCCCGGTCGCGCCACCTCCCACTGCACCCGCACCGCTCCGCGGGCAGGGTTGGGGGAAGCCACGAGAGTCGGAGTCAGGACGCTGATGGGGACGCGCGGCTCAGCCACGGCCGTTGCCGGGTAGAGCGCGGGGCTGGCGAAGGAAGCGATTCCGCCGCTCACGACGGTGATCTGGTCCGGGCAATTTCCGGGCTTGTAACCCGAAGCCTCAGCCTCGACGATGTAGTCGCCGGCTGGCATGCCGGTGAGCAGGTAGTCACCGAATCCGCCGGCGTTGGTCTCCAGGAAGCTCGGGCCGACTACCCTCACGTGCGCGCCCGGAATCTCAACCTGCCGGAAGCCGTCGTAGACGAATCCGGCGATGCCGGTGTTAGAACCGGCTGCCCGCAGCCGCAGGTCGATGTTGCCCGTAATCTGGCCGCCGGCGACCTCGACACTCTCCGGGAAGCAGGTTGGGAAGTAGCCCCGGACGTCGGCACGCACTCTGTACCAGCCGTCGGCAAGGCCGTTGACGCTGTAGCCATGGATCGAGTCCGAGTAGGCGTAGCTCTGGCCCTTGCTGCCCCACACGAATACTCGAGCATGGGCGATCGGTTTCAGCGTGGCCGAATCGGCTACGCCGCCCGCCATGCCGCCGCTTCCGCTGCTGGACGACTGGAGGCTGAAGTTGACTCCACTCACAGTATGGCCGGCCGTTACGTCAACGGTATCGCACACCGAAGCATCGAACCCCGCGGCGCTGGCCGTGACCAGGTACTTGCCGGGTGGGAGATTGCTGACCGTGTAGCTCCCCTGCGTTCCGGTATTGGCGTAATCCCTTCCTATGCTGGTCGCAGTGATCAAGGCTCCGAACACGCTCGCGCCGTTACCTCTGTTGGTTACGTTTCCGCCCATGCAACCATACATGGTGCTCTCTGGTTCCATGTAGAACGGAGTCCAGGTAACCTGGTTACTTACGACTGTGACCGAGTCCGGATAGACCATAGGCTGGAAGCCTTCGGCCTCAGCGCTGACTTGGTATTTCCCGGCCGCCAGCCCGCTGATGACATACCCGCCGGTCGGTACCGACGTTGCCGTGTCACAACCTCCATGCCCGCTGGCGATAATCGTGCCGCCGCCGATGCCGAGCATCTTGCTCACGTCGGTCAGTCGTCCGCCAATACCGGTCTTGCCGTACCACTTGATAAACGCGAAGTTGATGCTGTCGGTTACCTGGTCCTGCACAACCGTGATGGACTCGGGATAGATACCGTTCTCATACCCGTCGCGGCCGCCCCAGATTGTGTAGTGGCCCGGATTGGCGGAGATGTAATACACGCCGTTGGAGTCGGTGTACGTGGTCGGCAGTCCGGCGCCCGCCAGGGACGCGTGGTAGATCGGATTGCCGGTCTCGTAGTCGGTGACACGCCCGGCGATGCCCATCGGCGGTAAGCTCTCCGGATACATATAGAACGGGCACCACTTCACCTGGGCTGAATCCACTTGGACTGAATCGATGGTCATGGGCTGGAATCCGTTCGCCTCAGCCTTGACCTCGTACTTCCCGACCGCGAGTCCGCTGATGACGTACCCGCCGCTGGTCACTGACGTTGCCGTGTCGCAGACGCCCTGCCCGCTGGCGATGACTATACCGCCGCCGATGCCAAGTTCGCGCCTCCCATCGGTCAGGCGTCCGCCGATGCCCTGCTTGCCCGCGTACGATATGAGGGCGAAGTTGATGCTGTCAGTCACCTGACCCTGGACAACGTGAATCGACTCAGGATAGATGCCGTTCTCGTGGCCCGAAGCGCTGGTCCAGATCGTGTAGTGGCCTGGGTTCGCGTATATGAAGTACCCGCCGCTTGAGTCGGTGTAGGTAGTCGGAAGTCCGCTGCCGGCGAGGCATGCGTGGTAAATCGGGACGCCCGTCGTGTAGTCGGTGACAACTCCGGAAATCCCGTTGGTGGCGTAGGCGCTCGCACAGAGTGCCAGTGCGGCGATGACAACGATCAGTCTTCTCATACGCGCTCCTTGTCTTGCAGTGTCTGACCGTCGGCCCTGCTTCGGGCCACCAGGATCGAACCAGAAGCCGATGGGTCAGGATTCGCTATCCCGGCATGGAATCACCTATGTATTATGAAACTGACACCTTGGGTGTCGAGCTTTTCCAGATGGGGCCGGGCTGCCGGGTGCAGACTCGGCTCTCGCCCGCATGCAGGAATCCGCAATGGTTTGCCCGGAATAGCAGGTTTGCTATTATGGTATGTGTCTAAGATTAAAGAGTGAATGTCGAGGTCATGGAGGTCCCGGATGAAGGACGGTGCTCCTGCCTCGCTCGACGTCTAACTTGAAGATGCGAAAGCAGAGATTCCTGAACGGGTGGCAGGCAACCCATCCGAAAGAGGTGAACATGAACAGATCGAAGACAGTCCTGGTGGCTCTCGCTTTGACGGCAATCGTGTTGACGGCTTGGGCCGACGACAACGCTGCCGTAAACAAGCCCAAGTCGGACAAGGACAACAGCGCCGCCGTCGCCCCGGCTCAGCCAGCCCAGCAACCCGACCAGTCGAACAAGGACAACAACGGGACCGCCGCAACGGCTCAACCCGCCGCGCAACCCGACAAGCCGGACCAGTCGACTCAATCCAGAAGCCAACCGGCCCAACCTCCGCAGTCCAGCCAATCCAATCCCAACTACGGACAAGCCCCTCAATCCCGGCCCGACGTGGTCAGGGAACCGAATTCTCCGACGTACGGGCAATCCGAGGTCGTCCCCCAACCGAGTAAGACGGTGGTTCAGCCGAGCGACAACCAGCGGACCTACCACCAGTCTGCCGGCGGCGACATCAATGTCCCGCAGCCCGGCGGTAACCCACGCCAGGGAGGCGGTGGCGGCAACGCCCCAGGCTCCGGCGGCGGGCACAACTACTATCTCGGCCGCAGCGCACACTACTACAGCGGGCTAAACTGGCATGGCCGCCACGAGGAATGGCGGTATCATCACTACCACGGCGACTGGGGCTTCCTGTTCATGTTCGGCCCGACACTCTACTACGCGCCCGCTTACTATCCTTCATACGTCATTCGGCTTCCGCACAACCGGGTTGGGGTCTACATCAACTATACCGGTAACGACAACGTCGGGCAGCAGTTCGCCAACGCGGTCCGACAGGAACTGAGCGACGAAGGACTGCGCGTGGTCTACTCGCAGGAAGACGCACAGCTTGAGCTCTACGTCATCTCGATGGAACAGGATGAAGATAACCCCGGCTACAACTCGTCGATCTCGGTTTCCTACATCTGGGGTCCGGGTCACAAGTTCATCACCTCCCAGATGGTAGACGCGGGCATCAACGAGGTGAATGACCTCGCTAATGCGGTGGCAAGCTATAC encodes the following:
- a CDS encoding carboxypeptidase regulatory-like domain-containing protein, with amino-acid sequence MRRLIVVIAALALCASAYATNGISGVVTDYTTGVPIYHACLAGSGLPTTYTDSSGGYFIYANPGHYTIWTSASGHENGIYPESIHVVQGQVTDSINFALISYAGKQGIGGRLTDGRRELGIGGGIVIASGQGVCDTATSVTSGGYVISGLAVGKYEVKAEANGFQPMTIDSVQVDSAQVKWCPFYMYPESLPPMGIAGRVTDYETGNPIYHASLAGAGLPTTYTDSNGVYYISANPGHYTIWGGRDGYENGIYPESITVVQDQVTDSINFAFIKWYGKTGIGGRLTDVSKMLGIGGGTIIASGHGGCDTATSVPTGGYVISGLAAGKYQVSAEAEGFQPMVYPDSVTVVSNQVTWTPFYMEPESTMYGCMGGNVTNRGNGASVFGALITATSIGRDYANTGTQGSYTVSNLPPGKYLVTASAAGFDASVCDTVDVTAGHTVSGVNFSLQSSSSGSGGMAGGVADSATLKPIAHARVFVWGSKGQSYAYSDSIHGYSVNGLADGWYRVRADVRGYFPTCFPESVEVAGGQITGNIDLRLRAAGSNTGIAGFVYDGFRQVEIPGAHVRVVGPSFLETNAGGFGDYLLTGMPAGDYIVEAEASGYKPGNCPDQITVVSGGIASFASPALYPATAVAEPRVPISVLTPTLVASPNPARGAVRVQWEVARPGLVKLRVFDNTGRIVRTIQNAYQAAGHYSANWNGVGDNGRHVANGIFFYRLDAPGIHNVVKVAIVGR
- a CDS encoding SWIB/MDM2 domain-containing protein, with product MKRTVKLTDEMQPVFGPGKVIKVSDLNKKLWAYIKKNKLMTGEGPLMKRSIKVTDDMKPVFGAKATIKIGEMMKLLWVYIKKNKLF
- a CDS encoding PIN domain-containing protein produces the protein MRYRRLLVYVDASVIGGCEDEEFKADSLALWERFRDGQYVLVLSEHTIRELRGAPTTVRNRIAEIPSANQVVLPDQPEAATLAEAYVRRGVLGPGSYSDALHIALATIHRVDVLVSWNFRHIVNLGRIRLFNAVNIAEGLGIIEIRTPKEVLDYEQEL
- a CDS encoding class I SAM-dependent methyltransferase, which gives rise to MTADESVPSSFRDPDGFLFRRSDTLYRQINNSYLADYKKLMESGLYRDLTEAGLLIPHEETSEPPMSGGSSLVIQPETIPFISYPYEWSFTQLQDAALTTMSIEKKALEHGMSLKDASAYNIQFLAGRPVLIDTLSFEQYREGEPWVAYRQFCQHFLAPLALMSHADVRLSQLLRVYIDGIPLDLASRLLPSKTHLSLGLATHIHLHAQAQRKYADKQAKPVDRKMSRMAFLGLIDNLESTTKKLTWKPAGTEWADYYDATNYTDSSLEHKAQLVAGYLEKVSPKTVWDLGANTGRFSRIAADRGIPTIAFDIDPAAVELNYLDCRKRGEKNLLPLLSDLTNPSPAIGWQNRERQSLIERGPCDTALALALVHHLAIGNNLPFDRIADFLAGICRTLIIEFVPKSDSQVQRLLATRDDIFPGYTKEVFEQVFSLRFATLASSPVKDSERTIYLMELRQP